A single Thermaerobacter sp. FW80 DNA region contains:
- a CDS encoding pseudouridine-5'-phosphate glycosidase, whose amino-acid sequence MTSQTRSQPPSQAGASPAREEGPGGPVAPAGPAAPPAPFRSGTRTGLQGGFPPGSPPPRFHLGDEVREALSRGRPVVALESTIIAHGFPYPDNLEMALAVEEEVRRAGAVPATVAILDGCLRVGLNRAELERVARSPDLPKASIRDLPVLCALGRSAATTVASTAQVAAWAGIDVFVTGGLGGVHRGWGQTLDISADLPALARLSLVVVSAGAKTVLDVAATLEYLETHGVTVLGYGTSEFPGFYLRSTGLPVDARIDSPDDAAAVLRARRALGLPGAVVVANPIPSADAVDEAEFNRWLAQAEADLAAEGVKGKAVTPFLLARLHALSGGRTVAANRALVLNNARLGAAIARSLCGLSPSPATSGPEEPAARGRGGRPVLR is encoded by the coding sequence ATGACGTCCCAGACCCGGTCCCAGCCCCCGTCCCAGGCCGGGGCGTCCCCGGCACGAGAGGAGGGTCCCGGCGGCCCGGTGGCCCCGGCCGGACCGGCGGCGCCACCCGCCCCTTTCCGGAGCGGGACTCGCACCGGGCTCCAGGGCGGGTTCCCCCCGGGTTCCCCACCGCCCCGGTTCCACCTGGGGGACGAGGTGCGGGAGGCGCTCAGCCGGGGCCGGCCGGTGGTGGCCCTGGAGTCGACCATCATCGCCCACGGTTTTCCCTATCCTGACAACCTGGAGATGGCCCTGGCGGTGGAAGAGGAGGTCCGGCGGGCCGGTGCCGTCCCGGCCACGGTGGCGATCCTCGACGGCTGCCTGCGGGTGGGGTTGAACCGAGCGGAACTGGAGCGGGTGGCCCGGAGCCCCGACCTGCCCAAGGCGTCCATCCGGGACTTGCCGGTGCTGTGCGCCCTTGGGCGCAGCGCCGCCACCACCGTCGCGTCGACGGCCCAGGTGGCGGCCTGGGCGGGCATCGACGTGTTCGTTACGGGCGGCCTGGGCGGGGTCCACCGCGGCTGGGGACAGACCCTGGACATCTCGGCCGACCTGCCGGCCCTGGCCCGGCTGTCCCTGGTGGTGGTGTCGGCGGGGGCCAAGACGGTGCTGGACGTGGCGGCGACCCTGGAGTACCTGGAAACCCACGGCGTCACGGTGCTGGGCTACGGGACCAGCGAGTTTCCGGGCTTCTACCTGCGCTCGACGGGGTTGCCCGTGGACGCCCGCATCGACTCCCCGGACGATGCGGCGGCGGTGCTACGGGCCCGGCGGGCTCTTGGGCTCCCGGGTGCCGTGGTGGTGGCCAATCCCATTCCCTCCGCCGACGCCGTGGACGAGGCGGAGTTCAACCGGTGGCTGGCCCAGGCCGAGGCCGACCTGGCGGCCGAGGGGGTGAAGGGCAAGGCGGTCACGCCCTTCCTGCTGGCCCGGCTCCACGCCCTGAGCGGGGGGCGGACGGTGGCCGCGAACCGCGCCCTGGTGTTGAACAATGCCCGGCTGGGCGCGGCCATCGCCCGCAGCCTGTGCGGGCTGTCGCCTTCCCCGGCCACCTCCGGACCGGAAGAACCGGCCGCCCGGGGGCGGGGAGGGCGCCCGGTACTGCGGTGA
- a CDS encoding MoxR family ATPase, whose translation MHEAVQDILTRLAERGYIGDRSIATAIHLAIRLEKPLLIEGHAGVGKTEIARVMADVLETDLIRLQCYEGLDAASALYEWNYPRQLLRIRMQEGDRRDAAEREAEIFSPEFLLKRPLLDAITREDRAPVLLIDEVDRADEEFEAFLLEVLADFQVTIPELGTIRAQHRPFVVLTSNRVRELSEALRRRCLYLWIGYPDFAKETRIVEARLPGINRRLAEQIVRFIQRLRTLGLNKPPGVAETLDWARALVALHRDELDEETVEATLGCVLKHVEDVERLGRGELQKILASVRGEP comes from the coding sequence GTGCATGAGGCCGTTCAGGACATCCTGACCCGGCTGGCGGAACGGGGCTACATCGGCGACCGGTCCATCGCCACGGCGATCCACCTGGCGATCCGGCTGGAGAAGCCCCTCCTCATCGAGGGGCATGCCGGCGTGGGCAAGACGGAGATCGCCCGGGTGATGGCCGATGTCCTGGAGACCGATCTGATTCGCCTGCAGTGCTATGAAGGGCTCGATGCTGCCTCCGCCCTGTACGAGTGGAACTACCCCCGCCAGCTGTTGCGGATCCGGATGCAGGAGGGGGACCGGCGGGATGCGGCGGAGCGGGAGGCCGAGATCTTCTCCCCGGAGTTTCTGCTCAAGCGGCCGCTGCTCGACGCCATCACCCGGGAAGACCGGGCGCCGGTGCTCCTCATCGACGAGGTCGACCGGGCCGACGAGGAGTTCGAAGCCTTCCTGCTGGAGGTGCTGGCCGACTTCCAGGTCACCATTCCCGAGCTGGGCACGATCCGGGCGCAGCACCGGCCCTTTGTCGTCCTCACCTCCAACCGGGTGCGGGAGCTGTCGGAGGCCTTGCGGCGACGCTGCCTGTACCTGTGGATCGGCTATCCCGACTTCGCCAAGGAGACGCGGATCGTGGAGGCCCGCCTGCCCGGCATCAACCGGCGGCTGGCCGAGCAGATCGTGCGGTTCATCCAGCGGCTCCGCACCCTCGGGTTGAACAAGCCGCCGGGGGTGGCCGAGACCCTGGACTGGGCCCGGGCGCTGGTGGCCCTGCACCGGGACGAGCTGGACGAGGAGACGGTGGAGGCGACCCTGGGCTGCGTCCTCAAACACGTGGAAGACGTGGAGCGGCTGGGCCGGGGGGAGCTGCAGAAGATCCTGGCCTCGGTGCGGGGTGAGCCGTAG
- a CDS encoding XdhC family protein: MEAVTAAILAALEEGRTGAVATITRARGSTYRREGARMWIPAAGEPVGSLSGGCLEGDVLAVAAEVIATGRPRRVGYDMTADDDAVWGLGLGCNGAVDVLVEPLQPAHGQVLRWREQGHRLAVVVPLPPLESRNPAGAEPAAGTPGRSDASGAVAGCATAWPDEDDGVSPGASAGAAPGALLPGTADGRMEGRPDDGVTGARATGHAVGAAAGRFVPRRQLVVWAGGGSEGSLGSPERDAHCAAAAREWLSAGRTGTLAVPGEGEFFIEVLLPPPVLLVCGAGHDAVPVVEAAAPLGYDVVVADSRPAFARHDRFPRARRVVHTHPEDLRRHIALDDRTFVVIMTHNFLQDVGFLEAVLDSPVRYIGLLGPRHRAERLFDELRRRGIEPAEEQLARIHAPVGLDTGGETPEEIACSLLAEVQAVRYGRKGGFLRDRPGPIHPRAEEERARG; this comes from the coding sequence ATGGAGGCGGTGACGGCAGCCATCCTGGCGGCCCTGGAGGAGGGCCGGACGGGTGCGGTGGCGACCATCACCCGGGCGCGGGGGTCCACCTACCGGCGGGAAGGGGCCCGGATGTGGATCCCCGCTGCGGGCGAGCCGGTGGGCAGCCTGAGCGGCGGCTGCCTCGAGGGCGACGTCTTGGCCGTGGCGGCGGAGGTCATCGCGACCGGGCGACCCCGGCGGGTCGGGTACGATATGACGGCCGACGACGATGCCGTCTGGGGCCTGGGTCTGGGCTGCAACGGGGCGGTCGACGTGCTGGTCGAGCCGCTCCAGCCCGCGCACGGGCAGGTGCTCCGCTGGCGGGAGCAGGGGCATCGCCTGGCCGTGGTGGTGCCCCTGCCGCCCCTGGAGTCCCGGAACCCGGCGGGGGCCGAGCCGGCAGCGGGCACCCCGGGCCGTTCGGACGCGAGCGGGGCGGTGGCCGGCTGCGCGACGGCGTGGCCGGACGAGGACGACGGCGTCTCTCCCGGGGCCAGTGCCGGCGCTGCCCCGGGAGCTCTGCTGCCCGGGACGGCGGATGGCAGGATGGAAGGCAGGCCGGACGATGGGGTGACGGGGGCTCGCGCAACCGGGCACGCGGTTGGGGCCGCTGCCGGCCGGTTCGTCCCCCGCCGGCAGCTGGTGGTGTGGGCGGGCGGCGGCAGCGAGGGCTCTTTGGGCTCGCCAGAACGGGACGCCCACTGCGCCGCCGCGGCGCGCGAGTGGCTTTCCGCCGGCCGCACGGGCACCCTGGCCGTGCCCGGGGAGGGTGAGTTCTTCATCGAGGTCCTGCTGCCGCCACCGGTCCTCCTGGTCTGCGGGGCCGGGCACGACGCGGTGCCCGTGGTGGAGGCGGCGGCGCCCCTGGGGTACGACGTGGTGGTGGCGGACAGCCGGCCGGCCTTTGCCCGGCACGACCGGTTCCCCCGCGCACGGCGGGTGGTGCACACCCACCCCGAGGACTTGCGGCGCCACATCGCCCTGGACGACCGCACCTTCGTGGTGATCATGACCCACAACTTCTTGCAGGACGTGGGCTTTCTCGAGGCCGTCCTGGACAGCCCGGTGCGGTATATTGGCCTTCTGGGCCCCCGCCACCGGGCGGAGCGGCTTTTTGACGAACTTCGCCGGCGCGGGATCGAGCCGGCGGAAGAACAACTGGCCCGGATCCATGCCCCGGTGGGGCTTGACACCGGGGGCGAGACGCCCGAGGAGATCGCCTGCAGCCTGCTGGCGGAGGTGCAGGCGGTGCGGTACGGCCGGAAGGGCGGGTTCCTCCGCGACCGGCCGGGCCCCATTCACCCTCGGGCCGAGGAGGAGCGAGCACGAGGATGA